The Bryobacteraceae bacterium genome includes a window with the following:
- a CDS encoding NADH-dependent dehydrogenase, which produces MPVEKVTRRSLVASSPAFASAASYRRIAGANGRVRLGVIGSGPRGQYLMREALKADLATIVAVCDIYDVRRRQAAQLAPAPVAEYADHRRVLEHNDIDAVIIATPDHWHAPITIDAARAGKDIYCEKPLVHNPEDGQAVVRAVREHRRILQVGTQGRGMKQNLQARAQFVESGILGKVGLARTWYTSNAGYIQQPPPGMERKPEGLDWDRWLGPGPRIPWNPGVYFSPYKWLHYDGGMIMGIGIHVVDTAHMLLGLSRPLAATAAGGIYYYNDGRDTPDVITGAIEYPEKITVTFEAECLSAPGVKTAAGVELRGTGGVLTAHRYLTKDSLIYEPNARFSQAPPAKYDGVGPIALPMLENWIDCIRTRRKTIANEEVAYWSTVACFMMNRAWLTRSRIEWRPEWDLPA; this is translated from the coding sequence ATGCCCGTTGAAAAAGTCACGCGCCGCTCTCTCGTGGCCTCCTCCCCGGCCTTCGCCTCCGCCGCCTCGTACCGCCGCATCGCAGGCGCCAACGGCCGCGTCCGCCTCGGCGTCATCGGCTCCGGTCCGCGCGGCCAATACCTGATGCGGGAGGCTCTGAAAGCCGACCTTGCCACGATCGTCGCCGTCTGCGACATCTACGATGTCCGCCGCCGCCAGGCTGCGCAGCTCGCGCCCGCCCCCGTGGCCGAATACGCCGACCACCGCCGCGTGCTCGAGCACAACGACATCGACGCCGTCATCATCGCCACCCCCGACCACTGGCACGCCCCCATCACCATCGACGCAGCCCGCGCCGGCAAGGACATCTACTGCGAAAAGCCCCTCGTCCACAATCCCGAAGACGGCCAGGCCGTCGTGCGCGCCGTGCGCGAGCACCGCCGCATCCTCCAGGTGGGCACCCAGGGCCGCGGCATGAAGCAGAACCTGCAGGCGCGCGCCCAGTTCGTCGAGTCCGGCATCCTCGGCAAGGTCGGCCTCGCCCGCACCTGGTACACCTCCAACGCCGGCTACATCCAGCAGCCCCCGCCCGGCATGGAGCGCAAGCCCGAAGGGCTCGACTGGGACCGCTGGCTCGGCCCGGGGCCCAGAATCCCCTGGAACCCCGGCGTCTACTTCAGCCCCTACAAGTGGCTCCACTACGATGGCGGCATGATCATGGGCATCGGCATCCACGTCGTCGACACCGCCCACATGCTGCTCGGCCTTTCGCGCCCGCTGGCGGCAACGGCCGCGGGCGGAATTTATTACTACAACGACGGCCGCGATACGCCCGACGTGATCACCGGCGCCATTGAATATCCCGAAAAAATCACCGTGACGTTCGAGGCGGAATGCCTCTCCGCGCCCGGCGTCAAAACCGCCGCTGGCGTGGAATTGCGCGGCACGGGAGGCGTGCTCACTGCGCACCGGTATCTCACGAAAGATTCCTTGATTTACGAACCCAACGCCCGCTTCAGCCAGGCGCCGCCGGCGAAATACGACGGCGTCGGCCCCATCGCGCTGCCCATGCTCGAAAACTGGATCGACTGCATCCGCACCCGCCGCAAGACCATCGCCAACGAGGAAGTGGCCTATTGGTCTACCGTCGCCTGCTTCATGATGAACCGCGCCTGGCTCACACGCTCCCGCATCGAATGGCGCCCCGAATGGGACCTGCCCGCCTGA
- a CDS encoding isoprenyl transferase has translation MRDLLDILPPGSREFELARSLDPQRIPAHIGIIMDGNGRWARRRSLPRAAGHRAGVEPVRMSVETCARLGVSSLTLYAFSAENWKRPRAEVETLWRLLHYYLGREVAHLMENNIRLRAIGRIHALPAEVRRQLEEAVRSTSGNTGLILNLAINYSGRAEIVDAVNALIEEARIAGTLENLVIDEQSIHRRLATAGQPDVDLLIRTSGEMRISNFLLWQIAYAELYVTPILWPDFDRLALLEAIAAFQKRDRRFGGIHPVRNAQLEQSSLIGAQGLPVR, from the coding sequence ATGCGGGATCTTCTCGACATCCTGCCGCCCGGCAGCCGCGAGTTTGAGCTGGCTCGCTCGCTCGACCCGCAGCGCATCCCCGCCCACATCGGCATCATCATGGACGGAAACGGCCGTTGGGCGCGCCGCCGCAGCCTGCCCCGCGCCGCCGGCCACCGCGCCGGCGTCGAGCCCGTGCGCATGTCCGTCGAAACCTGCGCCCGCCTCGGCGTCTCCTCGCTCACCCTCTACGCCTTCTCCGCCGAAAACTGGAAACGGCCGCGCGCCGAGGTCGAAACCCTCTGGCGCCTCCTCCATTACTATCTCGGCCGCGAAGTCGCCCACCTGATGGAGAACAACATCCGCCTCCGCGCCATCGGACGCATCCACGCGCTGCCCGCCGAGGTGCGCCGCCAGCTCGAAGAAGCCGTCCGCTCCACCAGCGGCAACACCGGCCTCATCCTCAACCTCGCCATCAACTACAGCGGACGCGCCGAAATCGTCGACGCCGTCAACGCCCTCATCGAAGAAGCGCGCATCGCCGGAACCCTTGAAAACCTCGTCATCGACGAACAATCCATCCACCGCCGCCTCGCGACCGCCGGACAGCCCGATGTCGATCTCCTCATCCGCACCTCCGGCGAAATGCGCATCTCGAACTTCCTCCTCTGGCAGATCGCCTACGCCGAACTCTATGTGACCCCCATCCTCTGGCCGGACTTCGACCGCCTCGCCCTGCTCGAAGCCATCGCCGCTTTCCAGAAACGCGACCGCCGCTTCGGCGGCATCCACCCTGTGCGCAACGCCCAGCTCGAGCAGTCCTCTCTCATCGGCGCCCAGGGGCTTCCCGTCCGATGA
- the pilD gene encoding type 4 prepilin-like proteins leader peptide-processing enzyme has protein sequence MNDLLLASLLAGAFGLVIGSFLNVCISRLPHDYSVVAPRSHCPRCGAAIAWYDNIPLLSFLLLLGRCRACRAPISFRYPLVEFSTGLLFFWAWWRAGGGWAGVKWCLFAAILVELIFSDAETRILPDEFTLGGIFAGLALAPVVPVPEGFIAWLWRFQRPESSPALESFVHACAASALLSGGLWLMGFLYERLRGREGLGLGDVKMTAFLGAFLGFETGLLALMAGSLLGSVLGLIWIKARGEDAATFELPFGSFLGVGAILAAATRL, from the coding sequence ATGAACGATCTGCTCCTGGCCTCGCTGCTCGCCGGCGCCTTCGGGCTCGTCATCGGCAGCTTCCTCAACGTCTGCATCAGCCGCCTCCCGCACGACTACTCCGTCGTCGCGCCCCGGTCGCACTGCCCGCGCTGCGGCGCCGCCATTGCCTGGTATGACAACATTCCTCTCCTCAGCTTTCTTCTCCTGCTCGGACGGTGCCGCGCCTGCCGCGCCCCCATCTCCTTCCGCTATCCGCTCGTCGAATTCTCCACGGGGCTGCTCTTCTTCTGGGCGTGGTGGCGCGCCGGCGGCGGATGGGCGGGCGTCAAGTGGTGCCTGTTCGCCGCCATCCTCGTCGAGCTGATCTTCTCCGACGCCGAAACCCGCATTCTTCCCGACGAGTTCACCCTCGGCGGAATCTTCGCCGGTCTCGCCCTCGCCCCCGTCGTGCCCGTTCCAGAAGGCTTCATCGCGTGGCTGTGGCGCTTCCAGCGTCCCGAATCCTCCCCAGCCCTCGAATCCTTCGTCCACGCCTGCGCCGCCTCCGCCCTCCTTTCCGGCGGACTCTGGTTGATGGGCTTCCTCTACGAGCGGCTCCGGGGCAGGGAAGGTCTCGGCCTCGGCGATGTCAAAATGACCGCCTTCCTCGGCGCCTTCCTCGGTTTCGAAACAGGTCTCCTCGCCCTCATGGCAGGCTCGCTCCTCGGCAGCGTCCTCGGACTCATCTGGATCAAGGCGCGCGGCGAAGACGCCGCCACCTTCGAGCTGCCCTTCGGCTCGTTCCTCGGCGTCGGCGCCATCCTCGCCGCCGCCACCCGGCTGTGA
- a CDS encoding glycosyl transferase, with protein MKISATIITCNEERNVPRAIESLRCCDEILVVDSGSTDRTVEIARKFGARVIEAGWRGYAGQKNFASEQAAHDWILSIDADEALSEDLEAEIWQLKKNGPQFDAYTVPRLAQYLGRWILYSGWYPDRKIRLFDRRKARWVGDYVHESVVCDGRVGHLAGNLLHFTCGSLSEHLKTMDRYTTLAAEELAARRTPVHYRHLLLEPAWTFFRTYVLKRGFLDGVEGLAIAYMAALYTFLKYAKARFMTSAR; from the coding sequence ATGAAGATCTCGGCCACGATCATCACCTGCAACGAAGAACGCAACGTGCCCCGCGCCATCGAAAGCCTCCGCTGCTGCGACGAAATCCTCGTCGTCGATTCCGGATCCACTGACCGCACCGTCGAGATCGCCCGCAAGTTCGGCGCCCGCGTCATCGAAGCCGGCTGGCGCGGCTACGCCGGCCAGAAAAACTTCGCCTCCGAACAGGCTGCCCACGATTGGATCCTCTCCATCGACGCCGACGAAGCCCTCAGCGAAGACCTTGAAGCCGAGATCTGGCAGCTCAAGAAAAACGGCCCGCAGTTCGACGCCTACACCGTCCCGCGCCTCGCGCAATACCTCGGCCGCTGGATTCTCTATTCCGGCTGGTATCCCGACCGCAAGATCCGCCTCTTCGACCGCCGCAAGGCCCGCTGGGTCGGCGACTACGTCCACGAGTCCGTCGTCTGCGACGGACGCGTCGGGCATCTCGCCGGCAACCTGCTCCACTTCACCTGCGGCTCCCTCAGCGAGCACCTCAAGACAATGGACCGCTACACCACCCTCGCCGCCGAGGAGCTCGCCGCCCGCCGCACGCCCGTGCACTACCGCCATCTCCTGCTCGAGCCCGCCTGGACATTTTTCAGAACTTATGTTCTGAAGCGCGGCTTCCTCGACGGCGTCGAAGGCCTCGCCATCGCCTATATGGCCGCCCTCTACACCTTCCTCAAGTACGCCAAGGCCCGCTTCATGACCTCCGCCCGCTAA
- a CDS encoding integration host factor subunit alpha, translating to MIKLDIVNEVVNRTGITKTKAEMAVETVFESMKRALAQGERIELRGFGIFTVRPRKTGIGRNPRTGAEVAIPPGKAVRFKPGKELQSLD from the coding sequence TTGATCAAGCTCGACATCGTCAACGAAGTCGTCAACCGCACCGGCATCACCAAGACCAAGGCTGAAATGGCCGTGGAAACCGTCTTCGAGTCCATGAAGCGCGCCCTCGCCCAGGGAGAGCGCATCGAGCTGCGCGGCTTCGGCATCTTCACAGTGCGCCCGCGCAAGACCGGCATCGGCCGCAACCCGCGCACCGGCGCCGAAGTCGCCATCCCGCCCGGCAAAGCCGTCCGTTTCAAGCCAGGCAAGGAACTCCAGTCTCTCGACTGA
- the tpx gene encoding putative thiol peroxidase encodes MSRTTTFKGMPLELAGPELKVGDPAPDFQAVDKALQPVTLASTGEGIRVFSVVPSLDTPVCDMQTKKFNDEAAKFPQVSFYTVSMDLPFAQNRWCTSFGVDNVKMISDHKYASFGENYGTLIKDWRIECRAIFVVDQNNVLQYVEYVPEVAQHPDYDKVIAKLRELAG; translated from the coding sequence ATGTCGCGTACCACCACCTTCAAAGGCATGCCGCTCGAACTGGCCGGCCCCGAGCTGAAAGTGGGCGATCCCGCCCCCGACTTCCAGGCTGTCGACAAGGCTCTCCAGCCCGTCACCCTGGCCTCCACCGGAGAGGGCATCCGCGTCTTCAGCGTCGTCCCCTCCCTCGACACCCCCGTCTGCGACATGCAGACCAAGAAATTCAACGACGAGGCCGCCAAATTCCCGCAGGTCAGCTTCTACACCGTCAGCATGGACCTGCCCTTCGCGCAGAACCGCTGGTGCACCAGCTTCGGCGTCGACAATGTGAAGATGATCAGCGACCACAAATACGCCAGCTTCGGCGAAAATTACGGCACGCTGATCAAGGATTGGCGCATCGAATGCCGCGCGATTTTCGTCGTCGATCAGAATAACGTGCTGCAGTACGTCGAGTATGTTCCGGAAGTGGCCCAGCACCCGGATTACGACAAGGTGATCGCCAAACTCAGGGAATTGGCGGGCTGA
- a CDS encoding thioredoxin domain-containing protein, with protein sequence MHTNALIHEKSPYLLQHAHNPVDWLPWGEAAFAKARAENKPIFLSIGYSTCHWCHVMERESFENEEIARFLNQHFVPVKLDREERPDVDRIYMTFVQATTGSGGWPLSVWLTPDLRPFFGGTYFPPESRWGRPGFRHILEQIAAAWQAKRGQILESSIRIQEEIQKQIVIESRNAGPSASAVERGFQQFRAIFDPRFGGFGGAPKFPRPSVLQFLLRYHRQCGNAEALRMVEETLKAMRAGGMYDQLGGGFHRYSVDERWFVPHFEKMLYDQAQLLAAYVEAFQAAGNPFYAETAREIAEYVLRDMTHPEGGFYSAEDADSEDPARPGRKGEGAFYIWAWKELEDLLGRDLAHRFAEAYGCLPGGNVHHDPHGEFEGRNILWLQQPDLAATPDIAEARRRLFEARTLRPRPHLDDKILASWNGLMISALARAGAALSEPRYTDAARRSFEFLERALMAPEGTLLRRWRAGEAAIAGLLDDYAAVALAALDLHQTTFEPRFLQAALRLCTAMVDRFGDPAGGFFASAAGSPDLLFRMKEDYDGAEPSGNSLAIEALVRAARLAGDDSLLGPARLALQAFAARLESQPSALPRMLCAWMLHSAPEERITFRGAADELVREAWRRFLPFATFAWEDRSGPASAEVCSGQVCHPPASGVEELRSLLH encoded by the coding sequence ATGCACACCAACGCTCTCATTCACGAAAAGAGTCCCTATCTGCTCCAGCACGCCCACAACCCCGTGGACTGGCTTCCGTGGGGCGAAGCCGCCTTCGCCAAAGCCCGCGCGGAAAACAAGCCCATCTTCCTCTCCATCGGCTACTCCACCTGCCACTGGTGCCACGTCATGGAGCGCGAGTCGTTCGAAAACGAAGAGATCGCCCGCTTTCTCAATCAGCACTTCGTTCCCGTCAAGCTCGACCGCGAAGAGCGTCCCGACGTCGACCGCATCTACATGACCTTCGTCCAGGCAACCACCGGCAGCGGCGGCTGGCCCCTCAGCGTCTGGCTGACGCCCGACCTGCGGCCGTTTTTTGGCGGAACCTATTTCCCGCCGGAGAGCCGCTGGGGCCGCCCGGGATTCCGCCACATTCTCGAACAGATCGCGGCCGCATGGCAGGCGAAACGCGGACAGATCCTCGAATCCAGCATCCGGATTCAGGAGGAAATTCAGAAACAGATCGTCATTGAATCGCGCAATGCCGGGCCGTCCGCGTCCGCCGTCGAGCGCGGCTTCCAGCAGTTCAGGGCCATCTTCGACCCGCGCTTCGGCGGCTTCGGCGGCGCCCCGAAGTTCCCCCGTCCCTCCGTGCTTCAGTTTCTTCTCCGTTATCACCGCCAGTGCGGCAACGCCGAGGCCCTCAGGATGGTGGAAGAAACCCTGAAGGCCATGCGCGCCGGCGGCATGTACGACCAGCTCGGCGGCGGATTTCACAGATACTCCGTCGACGAGCGATGGTTTGTTCCGCATTTCGAGAAAATGCTCTACGATCAGGCCCAGCTCCTCGCCGCATATGTCGAAGCATTTCAGGCGGCGGGAAATCCATTTTATGCGGAAACCGCGCGCGAAATTGCGGAATACGTCCTCCGCGACATGACCCACCCGGAAGGCGGTTTTTATTCCGCCGAAGACGCCGACAGCGAAGACCCTGCGCGTCCCGGCCGCAAGGGCGAAGGGGCGTTTTACATCTGGGCCTGGAAAGAACTCGAAGACCTGCTCGGCAGGGATCTGGCGCACCGCTTCGCGGAAGCCTACGGTTGCCTGCCGGGAGGCAACGTGCATCACGATCCCCACGGCGAATTCGAAGGCCGCAACATCCTCTGGCTCCAGCAGCCGGACCTGGCTGCCACCCCGGACATCGCCGAAGCGCGCCGCAGGCTGTTCGAAGCGCGGACCCTCCGGCCGCGCCCGCACCTCGACGACAAGATCCTCGCATCCTGGAACGGCCTCATGATCAGCGCCCTCGCCCGCGCGGGCGCCGCCCTGAGCGAGCCCCGCTATACGGACGCCGCCCGCCGCTCCTTCGAGTTCCTCGAACGCGCCCTGATGGCGCCGGAGGGGACTCTGCTGCGCCGCTGGCGCGCCGGCGAAGCCGCCATCGCCGGGCTTCTCGACGATTACGCCGCCGTCGCCCTCGCGGCTCTGGATCTTCACCAGACCACCTTCGAGCCCCGGTTCCTGCAGGCGGCGCTGCGCCTCTGCACGGCCATGGTGGACCGGTTCGGCGACCCCGCCGGCGGCTTCTTCGCCTCTGCCGCCGGCAGCCCGGATCTGCTCTTCCGCATGAAAGAGGACTACGACGGCGCCGAGCCCTCCGGCAATTCCCTCGCCATCGAGGCCCTTGTCCGCGCGGCGCGTCTCGCCGGTGATGATTCTCTCCTCGGACCCGCACGCCTCGCCCTGCAGGCTTTCGCCGCACGGCTCGAAAGCCAGCCATCCGCGCTGCCCCGCATGCTCTGCGCGTGGATGCTCCACTCGGCGCCCGAAGAGCGCATCACCTTCCGCGGCGCCGCGGATGAGCTCGTTCGGGAAGCCTGGCGCCGGTTCCTCCCCTTCGCCACCTTCGCCTGGGAAGACCGCTCCGGCCCGGCATCGGCCGAGGTCTGCTCGGGCCAGGTCTGCCATCCCCCCGCGTCCGGCGTGGAAGAACTCCGCTCCCTGTTACACTAA